From one Acidibrevibacterium fodinaquatile genomic stretch:
- a CDS encoding MFS transporter, producing the protein MAKVETRQLALINLAHCLTHYSLLILPTAVLVMARPGGAFGPSYGPILKLSTGMFVLYGLFSLPQGWLAARLGRKALLGAFFFGTGASLAAAGAVSSPWPLALALAAAGLFAAIYHPIGTAMLVDAAGDRPGRAVGVNGVFGNFGVALAPIVTGLLAAHFSWRLAFIVPGLICIALGIIWARTPAMEHHLAHRNRRPFPAIPPALVRRAVIVLLLIAAVSGLVFNAFTILLPKLLADRLGDNLLPLVGASAFVATLCGAVTQFSVGRMIDRTTLKRVFLPLSLVLVPALAALAVAHGIAVVIVAGLVAAAVFGQVTVNETMTARYIAPAVRARMYSVRFFVGFLGSAAAAPLVATLYERTGSLVAVTLVLAAFAVVTLGCAVFFPDRREELNPALWEEVSGAAAIAAE; encoded by the coding sequence ATGGCCAAGGTGGAAACGCGGCAATTGGCGCTGATCAATCTGGCGCATTGTTTGACGCATTACTCGCTGCTCATCCTGCCCACCGCGGTTTTGGTAATGGCGCGGCCCGGGGGGGCGTTCGGGCCAAGCTATGGGCCGATCCTGAAACTCTCGACCGGCATGTTCGTGCTTTACGGGCTGTTTTCCCTGCCGCAGGGCTGGCTTGCCGCGCGCCTGGGCAGGAAGGCGTTGCTGGGAGCGTTTTTTTTCGGGACCGGCGCCTCGCTCGCCGCGGCCGGCGCGGTCTCCTCGCCCTGGCCGCTGGCCCTGGCGCTCGCGGCCGCCGGGCTGTTCGCCGCGATCTACCACCCGATCGGCACCGCCATGCTGGTGGATGCCGCCGGTGATCGACCCGGTCGCGCGGTGGGGGTCAATGGCGTCTTCGGCAATTTCGGCGTCGCCCTGGCGCCGATCGTGACCGGCCTGCTCGCCGCCCATTTCAGCTGGCGCCTGGCGTTCATCGTCCCCGGCCTGATCTGCATCGCGCTCGGCATCATATGGGCGCGGACGCCGGCCATGGAGCATCATCTGGCGCACCGCAACCGCCGCCCGTTTCCCGCCATCCCCCCCGCTTTGGTGCGCCGCGCCGTCATCGTCCTGCTGCTGATCGCCGCGGTTTCGGGCCTGGTGTTCAACGCCTTCACCATTCTGCTGCCAAAGCTGCTCGCCGATCGGCTCGGCGATAACCTCCTGCCGCTGGTCGGCGCTAGCGCCTTTGTCGCGACGCTCTGCGGCGCCGTGACCCAGTTCAGCGTCGGTCGGATGATCGACCGCACGACCTTGAAGCGCGTTTTTCTGCCGCTCAGCCTGGTGCTGGTGCCGGCGCTCGCGGCCTTGGCCGTCGCCCATGGTATCGCCGTGGTCATCGTCGCCGGGCTGGTCGCGGCTGCGGTGTTCGGGCAGGTGACGGTGAACGAAACCATGACCGCGCGCTATATCGCGCCGGCGGTGCGGGCGCGGATGTATTCGGTGCGGTTTTTCGTCGGCTTTCTCGGCAGCGCCGCCGCCGCCCCGCTGGTCGCAACCTTATACGAGCGCACCGGGAGCCTGGTTGCGGTAACCTTGGTGCTCGCCGCCTTCGCCGTCGTCACCCTGGGTTGCGCGGTGTTCTTCCCCGATCGGCGCGAAGAACTCAACCCGGCCCTGTGGGAGGAAGTCAGCGGCGCGGCGGCCATTGCGGCGGAGTAG
- the metF gene encoding methylenetetrahydrofolate reductase [NAD(P)H]: MHAAAPPPNGPASPPATLERWLTGPRIAGIPARDAAQPPPLLSFEFFPPRNAALEAQLWHCIRRLERLAPRFVSVTYGAGGTTQARTHATVARIVEETSLTPAAHLTCVGAPRAEIDAVARHYWAAGVRHIVALRGDPPPGEPYRPHPEGYAYAADLVAGLRRIAPFEISVAAYPETHPQALSPEADLDNLKRKLDAGATRAITQYFFETETYLRFLDRALAAGITAPIVPGIMPVSNYAQAARFSALCGASVPAWLGHLFAGTEDDAELRRIVGALIAAEQVRLLQANGVDEFHFYTLNRPDLTYAIAHILGVRPRPDAPSAGDKAGAAGTG, from the coding sequence ATGCATGCCGCCGCCCCCCCGCCGAACGGTCCTGCCTCGCCGCCGGCGACCCTTGAGCGCTGGCTGACCGGCCCGCGCATCGCGGGCATTCCGGCGCGCGATGCCGCGCAGCCACCGCCGCTGCTTTCCTTCGAATTTTTTCCGCCGCGCAACGCCGCCCTGGAGGCCCAACTCTGGCACTGCATCCGCCGCCTTGAGCGGCTCGCGCCCCGCTTCGTCTCGGTCACCTACGGCGCCGGCGGCACCACCCAGGCCCGCACCCATGCGACCGTTGCGCGCATCGTCGAGGAAACCAGCCTGACCCCGGCCGCTCATTTGACCTGCGTCGGCGCCCCCCGCGCCGAGATCGATGCCGTCGCCCGGCACTATTGGGCGGCGGGCGTGCGCCATATCGTTGCGCTGCGTGGCGATCCGCCGCCCGGCGAGCCCTATCGGCCGCACCCCGAGGGCTATGCTTATGCCGCCGATCTCGTCGCTGGCCTCCGCCGCATCGCGCCGTTCGAGATTTCGGTCGCCGCTTACCCCGAAACCCACCCCCAGGCGCTTAGTCCCGAAGCCGATCTCGACAATCTCAAGCGCAAGCTCGACGCTGGCGCGACCCGCGCCATCACCCAGTATTTCTTCGAAACCGAAACCTATCTCCGCTTTCTCGACCGGGCGCTGGCCGCCGGTATCACCGCGCCCATCGTCCCTGGCATCATGCCGGTCTCGAACTATGCCCAGGCGGCGCGGTTCAGCGCGCTCTGCGGCGCGAGCGTCCCTGCCTGGCTCGGCCATCTCTTCGCCGGCACCGAGGATGACGCCGAACTCCGCCGCATCGTCGGCGCATTGATCGCCGCCGAGCAGGTGCGTCTCCTGCAAGCCAACGGCGTCGATGAATTCCATTTCTACACCCTGAACC
- the ettA gene encoding energy-dependent translational throttle protein EttA, with translation MASYQYVYVMKDLTKAYPGGREVFKGITLSFLPGVKIGVLGVNGAGKSTLLRIMAGVETEFGGEAWAADGVRVGYLAQEPRLDPEKTVGENVEAAFAPLTAALARFNEISQAFAEPMDDAQMEALLAEQAELQAVIDAGDGWDLQRQVEIALDALRCPPADALVGPLSGGEKRRVALCRLLLEKPDLLLLDEPTNHLDAESVAWLERTLRDYAGTVIVVTHDRYFLDNVTNWILEIERGRGYPFEGNYSSWLAQKRKRLAQEEKEESARQRALAAEEEWIGASPRARQAKNRARIARYEDMLAKSQELATGVAEIVIPPGPRLGATVIEAENLTKGYGDRLLIDGLSFKLPPGGIVGVIGPNGAGKTTLFRMITGQETPDSGSLRIGDTVKLGYVDQSRDSLDANKTVWEEISGGTDVIYLGKRAVPSRAYVGAFNFKGADQQKKVGVLSGGERNRVHLAKMLKSEANVILLDEPTNDLDVDTLRALEEALAEFPGCAVIISHDRWFLDRLATHILAFEGDSHVEWFEGNFQAYEDDKRARLGAEATEPHRIKYRPLTR, from the coding sequence ATGGCGAGTTACCAATACGTCTATGTGATGAAAGACCTCACCAAGGCCTACCCAGGCGGGCGCGAGGTCTTCAAGGGCATTACCCTCTCCTTCCTGCCGGGGGTGAAGATCGGCGTGCTCGGCGTCAATGGCGCCGGCAAATCGACGCTTCTGCGCATCATGGCCGGGGTCGAGACCGAGTTCGGCGGCGAGGCCTGGGCCGCAGACGGCGTTCGCGTCGGCTATCTCGCCCAGGAGCCGCGGCTCGACCCCGAGAAAACCGTCGGCGAAAATGTCGAGGCGGCGTTCGCCCCCCTCACCGCCGCGCTGGCGCGCTTCAACGAGATTTCCCAAGCCTTCGCCGAACCGATGGATGACGCGCAGATGGAGGCGCTGCTCGCCGAGCAGGCCGAATTGCAAGCGGTGATCGACGCTGGCGATGGCTGGGATTTGCAGCGCCAAGTCGAAATCGCCCTCGATGCCCTGCGCTGCCCGCCGGCGGATGCGCTCGTCGGCCCGCTCTCGGGGGGCGAAAAGCGCCGGGTCGCGCTCTGCCGGCTGTTGCTCGAAAAGCCCGATCTCCTTTTGCTCGACGAGCCGACCAACCATCTCGACGCCGAGAGCGTCGCCTGGCTCGAACGCACGCTCCGCGACTATGCCGGGACGGTGATCGTCGTCACCCATGACCGCTATTTTCTCGACAACGTCACCAACTGGATCCTCGAAATCGAGCGCGGCCGGGGCTATCCCTTCGAGGGAAATTATTCCTCGTGGCTCGCGCAAAAGCGCAAGCGTCTCGCGCAAGAGGAGAAAGAGGAAAGCGCCCGCCAGCGGGCGCTCGCCGCCGAGGAGGAATGGATCGGCGCGAGCCCGCGCGCGCGCCAGGCGAAGAACCGCGCCCGCATCGCCCGCTACGAGGACATGCTGGCGAAATCGCAGGAACTCGCGACCGGCGTTGCCGAGATCGTCATCCCGCCCGGGCCGCGCCTGGGGGCGACGGTGATCGAGGCAGAAAATCTTACCAAGGGCTATGGCGACCGGCTGCTGATCGATGGCTTGAGCTTCAAATTGCCGCCCGGCGGCATCGTCGGCGTGATCGGCCCGAACGGCGCCGGCAAGACGACGCTGTTTCGCATGATCACCGGCCAGGAGACGCCCGATTCCGGCAGTTTGCGCATCGGCGACACCGTCAAGCTCGGCTATGTCGATCAGAGTCGTGACAGTCTCGATGCCAACAAAACCGTCTGGGAGGAGATCAGCGGCGGCACCGATGTGATCTATCTCGGCAAACGCGCCGTGCCGTCACGCGCCTATGTCGGCGCCTTCAACTTCAAGGGCGCCGATCAGCAAAAGAAGGTCGGCGTGCTCTCGGGCGGCGAGCGCAATCGCGTCCATCTCGCCAAGATGTTGAAATCGGAGGCCAATGTCATCCTCCTCGACGAACCGACCAACGATCTCGACGTCGATACGCTGCGCGCCCTGGAAGAGGCGCTGGCGGAGTTTCCCGGCTGCGCGGTGATCATCAGCCATGATCGCTGGTTCCTCGATCGGCTCGCGACCCATATCCTGGCATTCGAGGGCGACAGCCATGTCGAATGGTTCGAAGGCAATTTCCAGGCTTACGAGGACGACAAGCGCGCGCGCCTCGGCGCCGAAGCGACCGAGCCGCATCGCATCAAATACCGCCCCCTCACCCGCTGA
- a CDS encoding GNAT family N-acetyltransferase: MNGRLTLGTGRLMLRPVAGSDLADLIALKADPRVFAVMLGGVRLPQQTMAELAEDIAFWARAGVGMWSARTRADGRFVGIAGIMARRDGLSPALRFALWPEARGQGLAREAAGAVLRFGHEEAGLPLIVAVARAENFASRMVLGSIGMRLAESFTRDGYEMLVYRSERARA; encoded by the coding sequence ATGAACGGCCGGCTTACGCTCGGCACCGGCCGGCTGATGTTGCGCCCGGTCGCGGGGAGTGACCTCGCCGATCTGATCGCGCTCAAGGCCGACCCTAGAGTGTTCGCGGTGATGCTCGGCGGCGTCCGTTTGCCGCAGCAGACGATGGCCGAACTCGCCGAGGATATCGCCTTCTGGGCGCGCGCCGGGGTTGGCATGTGGTCGGCGCGCACCCGGGCGGATGGCCGCTTCGTCGGCATCGCCGGGATCATGGCGCGGCGCGACGGGCTCAGCCCCGCGCTCCGCTTTGCGCTCTGGCCAGAGGCGCGTGGCCAGGGTTTGGCGCGCGAAGCGGCGGGGGCAGTGCTGCGGTTTGGCCATGAAGAAGCCGGGCTGCCCCTGATCGTCGCGGTGGCGCGCGCTGAGAATTTCGCCTCGCGCATGGTGCTCGGCAGTATCGGCATGCGGCTCGCCGAGAGCTTCACCCGCGACGGCTACGAGATGCTGGTCTATCGCAGCGAACGAGCGCGGGCGTAA
- a CDS encoding sodium-translocating pyrophosphatase, with protein MLLAEIVTIVCGAVALAYGWATAREVLAANPGTARMQEIAGAVQEGARAYLNRQYTTVAIAGIVILVLLGALLGLRVAIGFLIGAVLSATAGYVGMNVSVRANVRTAEASKSGLAAGLSLAFKSGAITGLLVVGLGLLGVTIYYLILRAMMPSDNLRPVLEAMVGLSFGASLISIFARLGGGIFTKGADVGADLVGKVEAGIPEDDPRNPAVIADNVGDNVGDCAGMAADLFETYVVTVVATMLLTAINFTGQIRDGLMFLPLLIGGVCIVTSIVGTYFVKLGHDGNIMRALYKGLVVTGALSVVAIALVIAALTGFSTPIATASGGAVTGGGLFVCALIGLVVTGLIVWITEYYTSTAYRPVRSIARSSTTGHGTNVIQGLAVSMEATALPVIVISAGIIAASLTAGLYGISIAATTMLALAGMIVALDAYGPVTDNAGGIAEMADLPKEVRVTTDALDAVGNTTKAVTKGYAIGSAGLASLVLFAAYSEDLKHYFPRLDVHFNLQDPYVVIGLFIGGLLPYLFGALGMTAVGRAAGSVVVEVRRQFREIPGIMEGTGRPEYGRAVDLLTRAAIREMIAPSLLPVLAPIVLFFVVDAIGGAAAGFSALGAMLLGTIVTGLFVAISMTSGGGAWDNAKKYIEEGNYGGKGSEAHKAAVTGDTVGDPYKDTAGPAVNPMIKITNIVALLLLAILAKWIGG; from the coding sequence ATGCTTTTGGCCGAAATCGTCACCATCGTCTGTGGCGCCGTCGCTCTTGCCTATGGCTGGGCAACGGCTCGCGAGGTTCTCGCCGCCAATCCCGGCACCGCCCGCATGCAAGAGATCGCCGGCGCGGTGCAGGAAGGCGCGCGGGCCTATCTCAACCGCCAATACACCACCGTCGCCATCGCCGGCATCGTCATTCTGGTGCTGCTCGGCGCCCTGCTCGGGCTTCGGGTCGCGATCGGGTTTCTGATCGGCGCCGTGCTGTCGGCGACGGCGGGTTATGTCGGCATGAACGTCTCGGTGCGCGCCAATGTCCGCACCGCCGAGGCCTCGAAAAGCGGGCTTGCCGCCGGGCTGTCGCTCGCCTTCAAATCGGGCGCGATCACCGGGCTGCTGGTGGTCGGCCTCGGTCTTCTCGGTGTCACCATCTATTATCTCATTCTCCGCGCGATGATGCCGAGCGATAATCTCCGGCCCGTGCTGGAGGCGATGGTCGGGCTTTCCTTCGGCGCCTCCTTGATTTCGATCTTCGCGCGCCTCGGCGGCGGAATTTTCACCAAGGGCGCCGATGTCGGCGCCGATCTGGTCGGCAAGGTCGAGGCCGGCATCCCCGAGGATGATCCTCGCAACCCCGCCGTGATCGCCGACAATGTCGGCGACAATGTCGGTGACTGCGCCGGCATGGCCGCCGACTTGTTCGAAACCTACGTGGTGACGGTGGTCGCGACGATGCTGCTGACGGCGATCAATTTCACCGGCCAGATTCGCGACGGCCTGATGTTTTTGCCGCTTTTGATCGGCGGCGTCTGCATCGTGACCTCGATCGTCGGCACCTATTTCGTCAAGCTCGGGCATGACGGCAACATCATGCGCGCGCTCTATAAGGGCCTCGTCGTCACCGGCGCGCTCTCGGTGGTCGCGATCGCGCTGGTGATCGCCGCCCTCACCGGGTTCTCGACCCCGATCGCGACCGCGTCGGGCGGCGCCGTGACCGGTGGCGGGCTCTTCGTGTGCGCCCTGATCGGCCTCGTCGTCACCGGGCTGATCGTCTGGATCACGGAATACTATACCTCGACCGCCTATCGCCCGGTGCGCAGCATCGCGCGGAGTTCGACCACCGGCCACGGCACCAATGTCATCCAGGGGCTCGCGGTCTCGATGGAGGCAACGGCGCTGCCGGTGATCGTGATTTCGGCCGGGATCATCGCCGCCTCCCTTACCGCTGGCCTCTATGGCATTTCCATCGCCGCGACGACGATGCTGGCGCTCGCCGGCATGATCGTCGCCCTCGACGCTTACGGGCCGGTGACCGACAATGCCGGCGGCATCGCCGAAATGGCGGATCTGCCGAAAGAGGTGCGGGTGACGACGGATGCGTTGGATGCCGTCGGCAACACGACGAAGGCGGTCACCAAGGGCTATGCCATCGGCTCCGCCGGGCTCGCCTCGCTGGTGCTCTTCGCCGCCTATTCCGAGGATCTCAAGCACTACTTCCCGCGCCTTGACGTGCATTTCAATCTCCAGGATCCCTACGTGGTGATCGGGCTCTTCATCGGCGGTTTGCTGCCCTATCTGTTCGGCGCGCTCGGCATGACCGCGGTCGGCCGCGCCGCCGGCTCGGTGGTGGTCGAGGTGCGGCGTCAGTTCCGCGAGATCCCTGGCATCATGGAAGGGACTGGCCGGCCGGAATATGGCCGCGCCGTCGATCTGCTGACGCGGGCGGCGATTCGCGAGATGATCGCCCCCTCGCTCTTGCCGGTGCTGGCGCCGATCGTGCTGTTTTTCGTGGTGGATGCGATCGGTGGCGCCGCCGCCGGCTTCAGCGCGCTCGGCGCGATGCTGCTCGGCACCATCGTCACCGGTCTCTTCGTCGCGATTTCCATGACCTCAGGCGGCGGCGCATGGGACAACGCCAAAAAATACATCGAGGAGGGGAATTATGGCGGCAAGGGCTCGGAGGCGCACAAGGCGGCGGTGACCGGCGATACCGTCGGCGATCCCTACAAGGACACCGCCGGGCCCGCGGTCAATCCGATGATCAAGATCACCAATATCGTCGCCCTGTTGCTGCTCGCCATTCTCGCCAAATGGATCGGCGGCTGA
- a CDS encoding MlaA family lipoprotein, translated as MSRRLSPALLPLTLSLLALLVTACATPPPADDKEALADYRQTNDPLEPTNRFFYKVNDQLDAVTLKPAAEAYRYVLPDGARESVHNMLVNLNDPTVFFNDVVEAEPRRAGDTLMRFLINSTFGIGGFFDVAKHWGYPNHDADFGMTLGLYGVPPGPYLFIPVLGPSNPRDLAGFGVDIADWPFTWMVNGTTVYALEWAYYGLNAVDVRSRVLDSLDQVQKTALDPYATIRSLYRQRRESQIEAIRNDHRATVPAWFPAPATQTE; from the coding sequence ATGAGCCGCCGGCTTTCCCCCGCTCTGCTGCCGCTCACTCTATCGCTTCTCGCTCTTCTCGTCACCGCCTGCGCCACGCCCCCGCCGGCCGATGACAAGGAGGCGCTCGCCGATTACCGGCAGACCAATGACCCGCTGGAACCGACCAATCGGTTTTTCTACAAGGTCAATGATCAGCTCGACGCGGTAACGCTGAAACCGGCGGCGGAAGCCTATCGTTACGTGCTCCCCGATGGCGCGCGTGAGAGCGTGCACAACATGCTCGTCAATCTCAACGACCCGACGGTGTTCTTCAACGATGTCGTCGAGGCCGAGCCACGGCGCGCCGGTGACACATTGATGCGCTTCCTGATCAACTCGACCTTTGGGATCGGCGGGTTTTTCGATGTCGCGAAGCATTGGGGCTATCCCAATCACGACGCCGATTTCGGCATGACGCTGGGGCTCTATGGCGTGCCACCGGGACCCTATTTGTTCATTCCCGTCCTCGGCCCGTCCAATCCGCGCGATCTCGCCGGCTTCGGCGTCGATATCGCCGATTGGCCGTTCACCTGGATGGTGAATGGTACCACGGTTTACGCGCTGGAATGGGCCTATTATGGCCTCAACGCCGTCGATGTGCGCTCACGCGTGCTCGATTCGCTCGATCAGGTGCAAAAAACCGCGCTCGACCCCTATGCGACCATTCGCAGCCTCTATCGCCAGCGCCGCGAGAGCCAGATCGAGGCGATCCGCAATGACCACCGCGCCACCGTCCCCGCCTGGTTCCCGGCGCCGGCGACGCAAACCGAGTAA
- a CDS encoding MlaC/ttg2D family ABC transporter substrate-binding protein has protein sequence MLKRREILPAIGLVPALLWGRRARAADPAGFVRQVGDQLVGVINGPGSMTDKRGQIRQIIDRFVDVDGIGRFCLGRFWRLATPAQQHDYLTLFHQVLVTSISGHLGEYKGVRYTLGRVAPHDDTVWVDTTIFRPNNPEAKVQWVIATINGSLKIEDLVVEGTSLRLTQRSDYASFLQHNGDNVQALIDAMQRTLTKGS, from the coding sequence ATGCTGAAAAGACGCGAAATTCTTCCGGCCATCGGCCTCGTCCCGGCACTGCTCTGGGGCCGGCGCGCGCGTGCCGCCGATCCCGCCGGCTTCGTCCGCCAAGTGGGTGATCAACTCGTCGGCGTGATCAACGGCCCCGGCTCGATGACCGACAAGCGCGGCCAGATTCGCCAAATCATCGACCGCTTCGTCGATGTCGACGGCATTGGCCGCTTCTGCCTCGGCCGCTTCTGGCGCCTCGCGACGCCGGCGCAGCAGCATGACTATCTCACCCTCTTCCATCAGGTGCTGGTGACCAGCATTTCCGGCCATCTCGGGGAATATAAAGGGGTGCGCTACACGCTCGGCCGCGTCGCCCCGCATGACGATACGGTCTGGGTCGATACCACGATCTTTCGTCCCAACAACCCAGAGGCCAAGGTCCAATGGGTGATCGCAACCATCAATGGCAGCCTAAAGATCGAGGATTTGGTGGTTGAGGGCACCAGCCTGCGTCTCACCCAGCGCAGCGATTACGCGAGCTTCCTCCAGCATAACGGCGATAATGTTCAGGCTCTGATCGACGCCATGCAGCGGACGCTGACGAAGGGATCGTAA
- a CDS encoding cupin domain-containing protein encodes MKRPLGDLFGLKNFGVNLTRLSPGAMSALHHRHTRQDEFIYVIEGEPTLFTDSGATLLKPGMVAGFAANGTAHHLGNRTDRDCVILEIGDRSEGDEVNYPEDDLELTMGEDGKRRFAHKDGTPY; translated from the coding sequence ATGAAACGGCCGCTCGGTGACCTGTTCGGCCTGAAAAATTTTGGCGTGAACCTCACACGTCTTTCGCCGGGCGCCATGTCCGCCCTGCATCATCGGCACACGCGCCAGGATGAGTTCATCTACGTCATTGAAGGCGAACCAACTCTTTTCACCGATTCCGGAGCAACGCTTCTCAAGCCCGGCATGGTCGCCGGATTCGCGGCAAACGGTACGGCGCACCACCTCGGGAATCGCACGGATAGGGATTGCGTCATCTTGGAGATCGGCGATCGCTCGGAAGGCGACGAGGTGAATTACCCGGAGGATGACCTCGAGCTGACAATGGGCGAGGATGGCAAACGGCGGTTTGCCCACAAAGACGGGACACCCTATTGA